A genomic segment from Anopheles maculipalpis chromosome X, idAnoMacuDA_375_x, whole genome shotgun sequence encodes:
- the LOC126560147 gene encoding protein big brother — protein MMNDPAALGMIPFDTIGLYEQPKPRFIFKMPRVVPDQKSKFESDDLFKKLSRDSEVRYTGFRDRPIEERRGRFRAGCCEGHTEVSFAATGINLQLVFNPNHGLYHHPHHHHHHHPAHLGLEKECDFDKEHGKVHIKSHFIMNGVCVRFRGWLDMERLDGIGCLELDEKRAAQEDAILREQLERYNQRLRDFEDKQRTYQRTTQDEFEQMRRNGSGIGVGVTAGASGMWRR, from the exons ATGATGAACGATCCGGCCGCCCTTGGGATGATCCCATTCGATACGATCGGCCTTTATGAGCAGCCGAAGCCGAGATTTATCTTTAAAATGCCTCGCGTAGTACCGGATCAAAAGTCCAAGTTTGAAAGTGATGACCTGTTCAAGAAGCTGAGCCGCGATAGCGAG GTTCGATACACGGGCTTTCGCGATCGTCCGATCGAGGAACGGCGGGGCCGTTTCCGGGCTGGATGCTGCGAAGGTCACACGGAAGTGTCGTTCGCCGCTACCGGCATTAACCTACAGCTCGTCTTCAACCCGAACCATGGCCTCTACCACCACccgcaccatcaccaccatcatcatcccgcTCATCTCGGACTCGAGAAGGAGTGTGACTTCGACAAGGAGCACGGCAAG GTTCATATTAAGTCCCACTTCATAATGAACGGTGTGTGCGTACGCTTCCGGGGCTGGCTCGATATGGAGCGTCTGGACGGTATCGGTTGTCTGGAGCTGGACGAAAAGCGAGCCGCTCAGGAGGACGCGATCCTGCGGGAGCAGCTCGAACGATACAACCAGCGTCTGCGGGACTTTGAGGATAAGCAGCGCACCTACCAGCGTACCACGCAGGACGAGTTCGAACAGATGCGCCGGAACGGATCCGGGATTGGGGTGGGCGTGACGGCCGGTGCGTCTGGCATGTGGAGACGATAA